The Vigna unguiculata cultivar IT97K-499-35 chromosome 6, ASM411807v1, whole genome shotgun sequence genome contains a region encoding:
- the LOC114188048 gene encoding ABC transporter F family member 3 — MTEVARSVVHDVLGQRVVDVDQPIVDYIVNVLADDDFDFGLDGEGAFEALGELLVAAGCVDDFSECRSVCSTLCDKFGKHGLVKAKPAVRSLAAPFRMNEGLDDVQAPKKKPEPVDGPLLSERDRLKLERRKRKDERQREAQYQMHLAEMEAARAGMPVVCVRHESAGGPNVKDIHMENFNISVGGRDLIVDGCVTLSFGRHYGLVGRNGTGKTTFLRHMAMHAIDGVPRNCQILHVEQEVTGDDTTALQCVLNSDIERTQLIEEEAQLVAQQREFEDKIEKGDSNGMVGRDSISQRLEEIYKRLEHIDADSAEARAASILAGLSFSPEMQKKATKTFSGGWRMRIALARALFIEPDILLLDEPTNHLDLHAVLWLESYLVKWPKTFIVVSHAREFLNTVVTDIVHLQNQKLTTYKGNYDTFERTREEQIKNQQKALEANERARSHMQTFIDKFRYNAKRASLVQSRIKALERMGHVDEIVNDPDYKFEFPTPDDRPGPPIISFSDASFGYPGGPILFKNLNFGIDLDSRIAMVGPNGIGKSTILKLIAGELQPSSGTVFRSAKVRIAVFSQHHVDGLDLSSNPLLYMMRCYPGVPEQKLRAHLGSFGVTGNLALQPMYTLSGGQKSRVAFAKITFKKPHIILLDEPSNHLDLDAVEALIQGLVLFQGGILMVSHDEHLISGSVEELWVVSEGRVAPFHGTFQDYKKILQSA, encoded by the exons ATGACGGAGGTGGCGAGATCAGTGGTGCACGACGTTTTAGGACAAAGAGTCGTCGACGTAGACCAGCCAATTGTTGATTACATCGTTAACGTCCTCGCAGACGATGACTTCGACTTCGGCCTCGACGGCGAAGGCGCTTTCGAAGCCCTCGGCGAGCTCCTCGTTGCCGCCGGCTGCGTCGACGATTTCTCCGAGTGCCGCTCT GTGTGCAGCACGTTGTGCGACAAGTTTGGGAAGCACGGTTTGGTGAAGGCGAAGCCCGCTGTGCGGAGCCTGGCGGCGCCGTTTCGAATGAATGAAGGCTTGGACGACGTCCAAGCTCCCAAGAAGAAGCCCGAACCCGTCGACGGCCCTCTGCTATCGGAACGTGACCGTCTTAAGCTCGAGAGAAGGAAACGCAAGGATGAACGTCAGCGAGAG GCACAATACCAAATGCACTTGGCAGAGATGGAGGCGGCACGTGCGGGTATGCCGGTGGTGTGTGTGAGGCATGAGAGTGCTGGGGGCCCAAACGTGAAGGACATTCACATGGAGAATTTCAATATCTCTGTTGGTGGGCGGGATCTAATTGTGGATGGTTGTGTTACACTTTCGTTTGGAAGGCATTATGGTTTAGTAGGAAGGAACGGGACGGGAAAAACCACTTTTCTTAGACACATGGCTATGCATGCCATCGATGGTGTTCCCAGGAATTGTCAAATATTGCACGTGGAGCAAGAGGTGACAGGTGATGATACCACAGCCTTGCAGTGTGTCCTCAACTCTGACATTGAGAGGACTCAGCTTATTGAAGAAGAAGCTCAGTTAGTTGCCCAACAG AGGGAATTTGAGGACAAAATCGAAAAGGGTGACTCAAATGGAATGGTTGGCAGGGATAGCATTTCACAAAGGCTTGAGGAAATATATAAGAGGCTTGAACACATTGATGCTGATTCTGCAGAGGCACGAGCAGCATCTATATTAGCT GGTTTGAGTTTCTCTCCTGAGATGCAGAAGAAGGCAACAAAAACATTTTCAGGAGGATGGCGGATGCGAATAGCTCTTGCTCGTGCACTGTTTATAGAGCCTGATATATTGCTTCTTGACGAGCCTACG AATCATCTTGATCTTCATGCTGTCTTATGGCTTGAGTCGTACTTAGTTAAATGGCCAAAAACATTTATTGTTGTTTCACATGCTAGAGAATTTTTAAACACG GTGGTTACTGATATAGTTCACTTGCAAAACCAAAAGTTGACTACTTATAAAGGAAATTATGACACTTTTGAGAGGACTCGAGAAGAACAAATTAAAAACCAGCAAAAAGCATTGGAGGCAAATGAGCGTGCAAGATCTCATATGCAG ACTTTTATTGACAAGTTCCGTTATAATGCAAAGAGGGCATCACTCGTTCAATCTAGAATCAAG GCTTTGGAGCGAATGGGCCATGTGGATGAAATTGTTAATGATCCTGA CTACAAATTTGAGTTCCCCACTCCAGATGATAGACCTGGTCCACCGATAATAAGTTTCAG TGATGCCTCATTTGGTTATCCTGGGGGGCCCATTCTTTTTAAGAATTTGAACTTTGGGATTGATCTTGACAGCCGTATTGCAA TGGTTGGACCAAATGGTATTGGCAAATCAACTATACTTAAGTTAATTGCTGGGGAACTTCAGCCCAGTTCTGGGACTGTCTTTCGTTCTGCTAAG GTTCGTATAGCAGTGTTCAGTCAGCATCATGTTGATGGTCTGGACTTATCCTCAAATCCTCTACTGTATATGATGCGCTGCTATCCT GGAGTTCCGGAACAGAAGCTTCGAGCTCACTTAGGTTCCTTTGGTGTAACTGGAAATCTTGCACTGCAGCCAATGTATACTTTGTCAG GTGGTCAGAAAAGCAGGGTTGCCTTTGCAAAGATAACTTTTAAGAAGCCACACATAATATTGCTTGATGAACCTTCCAATCATCTG GATTTGGATGCTGTTGAGGCGCTTATCCAAGGTCTTGTCCTGTTCCAAGGAGGCATTCTAATG GTGAGTCACGACGAACATCTTATATCGGGAAGTGTGGAGGAACTATGGGTTGTATCCGAAGGTAGAGTGGCACCATTCCATGGCACCTTCCAAGATTATAAGAAGATACTCCAATCAGCCTAG